The segment gtagtcaactatgtggttcagtggatttattatttttctttgatgtttatgtcagatatttggcattgatgtcaaagggggggagatatatctgaaaaacagagcttaacaaAATATTAGTCAAAGGGAGAGATCAAAGCTTAACATGAATACCATTctcagggggagtttgttaacttcattgtaatatcatcttatgggagattgttggttgtcttcctttaggggagacttgtttgacatttcttggcactttgatgtttttcacatctagtgttgccatcaatgccaaagggggagattgttggcaaattggacgaattgattatgtgttgcattgttggCAACacaggttgttttggttgtttaccaatttcTGGTAGATtctggtagagcggttggattatgatattgattcggtatgcttcggtatgctccggtatgcttcggtatgctccggtatgctttggtttgtggaattggtttggatttgtcattcatgctattcatatgtgtatcatgatcagttggttcaggatttgatgactcagaagctatcatttgttctagaaatttttttggtcaccggtaagggttttatcagcagagctttgttgaagatcttttgatgcacttgataagtggtattggtgcggcttctagatggcttttgggatgttgttggttatattgttTGTGTTCGTGTTGATCAATGGTGTTGTATTTAGGACcaaacctaatgctatcttattctgctaggttatggaccggtttatgtaacgtgttggtggatgattctgatgcattaccggttggatctattgattggattatgttgtttcagttttaggctgacttggttgatcattggattgcgagtttatgttatgaatttattgtattatcttttaggtggccaacctaattgtttaagtcccgggttgatataaatatgatgcaagatctctttgtagatcatggttctggttatgggtttatggttttaggggttatgcaattatatgtgtgtgaatagggttgtaatcatatgcaaaggattttgtcgatcataggtgatcgaattggattggtgaaagaggtttaagacctctggtactgagttTAACCGAAACtacactcaggcataggagatactattcttgcagttcactcttgtttccggattgtagtctggatttattttgtagtcaatgaggctccttttgtgatgagcagtgcgctctaggctattggccttcctgcatgtgcaggcccctccttttgtaatcacatacttactacagaagtattatctgactgtgggtaggcctcccatcgtggtttttccctttaccaggttttccacgtacaaatcttggtgttatcttttgtgggtggttggtaaatgttttgtggtttatatttgtgcttaactgttatatctgttattccgatatttggtttatgtattacggtaataaggttttaatattTAAAGTTCTATAAccagttgacaactgattcacccccgtccccctctcaattgtccaccggtTATCTGAGCTTTCTAACAAGATCACTATTTGCTCCAGGTAAATTTCCAAGGTACACCTTTCAAATTTGAGAACACGTGGATGAAGGATCATAATTTCTCGCCTCTTGTAGAGCAATGGTGGAAAGAAGCTGCTTTTGAGGGACCTAAAATTTACTGCTTTGTTTCAAAACTGAAGTATATCAAAATGAAATTATTAGTATGGAATGTTCAGCACTTCAGAAATATTTTTGAGTCTAAGAGAGTTGGAATCTCAGCTGAAGGATGAAAAAATAATTATGGAATGGCTCAAGCAGAATACATTAAAGAAAGGGAGCTTTTATCAGAATATGAAGATATCCTATCTAAAGAGGAATTATTCTAGAAGCAAAAGTCAAGGGAAAGTTGGCTTCAAGCAAgggataaaaatacaaaaaaaattcataatgtcACTAAGCAAAGGAGATCTATAAATAGAATTACCAGAATAGAAGACCAAACCAATCAAATTTTAGAGGATCCAAAGGCCATTCGGTCTGAAATCATAAAGTTTTTCTCCAATCTTCTAAATAATGGTGATGGATTAGACTTAAGGGATCAAAATAGACTCCTTTCTCTTATCCCTAAAATCATAACCAAGgaaaaaaattgaagttaaatgAAAGCTTCTCAATGGAGGAAGTTTTTTTTGGCTCTTAGTCAACTTCCTTCTGATAAAGCTCGTGGCCCTGATGGGTTTCCTACTGGCTTTTTCAAAAAAATGTTGGCATAGTCTACGAAAGGACTTGGTGGAAGCTCTAGAGTTTTCAAGAAAATCAGGAAACATCCTGAAAGAGATCAATgatacttttattgctcttattccaaagaaggagaagaccattagaTTGGGGGATTTCAAACCAATATCTCTTTGCAATTCTATCTATAAAATTTTCTCCAAAGTTATCATGAATAGACTTAAACCTCTTCTGGACATCAGTATCTCAGAAGAGCAAGCATGATTTGTGCCAGGTAGATCAATTCTAGATGGTGTGATAGTTGCCCAAGAAGCCATTCACTCTCTCTAAAATACTAATAAGGTTGGTATGATTATTAAGCTGGATATTTCGAAGGCATATGACATTGTTGATTGACGTTTCTTATGCAAGATTATGCAAGCTTTTGGATTCAATAATCAATGGGTTAATTGGATATTTGAAAGCATCTCAACCCCGAAATTTTCAATTCTCATTATTGGGAATCCTGAAGGATATTTCTCATCCTCCAAGGGCATAAGACAAGGTGGCCCATTGTCTCCATTTCTTTacatcattatggcagaagctttcAATAGATCTGTTAAAGAAATGCAAAATAGAGGCTTCATAGAGGGCATCAAGATTTCCAGAAACTTTATGGCAACACATCAACAGTTCGCAGATGACAATCTTCTATTGGGAGCAGCAAAATACATTGAGGATGGAGATTCAAACTATTTTATGAGAATTAGCAATCCCCCCAAAGGTTCTAGGATTTGGAACTTTATGCTAAAATGTAGATCTTTAATGGTTGATTATATTTCTTGGGATGCCCATGATGGAACCACATGTTTATTTTGGGAAGATTCTTGGGGAGGTTACTCGAGTCTGGATAGTTTGTTATCAATTCAATTATCAAGAGAGTGGCTTAACCAAAATTGGGGCAGCTACATAAGGGATTATGTAGTTTTCTTTGAAGAGGGCTCCCATTTAGAATGGTCTTGGAAAAGATTTGAAGCACTTCCTCTTCCTCATAATGAAATTGGCCAGTTATTAGACATTATTAACAATAGGACACTTTTTTTTAGAAATGACCAAGACTCTCTCATTTGGACTCCTAAATCAGGCTCGTATAATGCCAAAGAGGACTATAATCTCCTTGTTAATCAACATGACAATAATGATCTTGGAATTCCGCAAAAGTTGTTCTGGAGGAGAAATTATATTCCTAAAGCGGGGGTTTTTGTCTGGTTGGCAACTAGAAAAAAAAATTCTAGCTGTAGAGAAATTCAAAAAGATGGGTTATGAGGGTCCTTCGAGATGTATTCTTTGCAAGGCACAAGAGGAAACAGTGGAGCATCTCCTTCTTAACTACCCTTTTTTCTGCCAAGTGCTGAAGATGGCTTTGTGCTAAATTAGGTTGGATAACAACCCTTTCAAATGACATTGTATCCTTATTCCAATGCTGGCCAATTAGACCAAATGCTGATCTTCTTAGCCCCCTATGCGAAATTTGTTTGTCTAGTCTTATTTGGGAGATTTGGAAAGAATGTAATAGAAGGATTTTTTATAATAAAGCAAGAAAGGTAGAATCGGTCCTTAATTCTATAGAGGCTTCAATTGTGGAGAACATTAATTGTAAGCTTGCACTCTACTCCCCTTCCAACAAAGACTTTACAGACTGGGTTGGTAGGATCATTTAGATGGAATGGCATAAGAATTTCTCCACTATTAGGAAAGAAGCATTGCAAAAGAACATCAGTTGTTTGGATGCCACCGATACTAGGTTGGttgaaattgaactttgatggggcatcaaaAGGTAATTCAGGTCCATCTGGAGCTGGCTGTGTCATTAGGGACCATAATGGAATTTTCAAAGGTAAACTTGTCATGCCCCTTTCCCCGGACACCAATAATGTTGCTAAATTTAGTGCTCTTCTACTGGGCCTCACTAAATGTTCAAAAAGAAGTATTAGACATATTGAAATAGAAGGGGACTCGGCTATCGTTATCAATGCAATAGGGGCTACAAAAACTCCCAATTGGCAGCTTAAAGCTTtactggaaaaaaaaaattatggattttgGACCGATTTGAGAGTTTCTCATGCAAGCATATTTTTAGGGAATCAAACTCAAAGGCAGATTCACTCTCAAAATTAGCGGCAGAAGGGGTTCATTTTAGTTGGTGGGTAGATGAATACTCGCCTTAACAAAATTTCCTTATTCTTCATTTCAAGACTAACAAATTTTCCTCTTTATTTGAAGGTTATTCTAGTTATCTTCTTGTCAACAGTAACAATCTCAATAAGTAGGTTTCCCACCATTAAAGTTGAATCCATATACCTAACGGTTGCAAATGGAATTTGAAGAGTGGTACTTTGTCCAGTCTCAACCGCTGCCTATGAATCCCACTTATTATGCCAGCTCACCGAATATCGTCTAATTATGGAAGCTTGCCTTGCGTTTTGATGAGTTGGCAGAAGACTCCTCAATTGGCTATAAAATCATAATCTATTTTGTTAGAGATTTTGGGCGACTCAAGATCTTCATATCGGCTAATTATGACATATTGACGCTTCTATCTGATTAGCGAGAGTGGAGGAGTTTTTTTATCTCACCTTTTCTTCTTACACAtgcaacattgatgataagtatgAGCAATATCTATCTAGTCTGCCAAAATTTCTAACAAACCGAGAAAGCGCCCCTATAATAGCAGAGATTTTTAAGCCTTCCTCTCTAGTCATGGTCATTGATTATTTGGCGGACAATTATTCCATTTtcttttcttcccttttctcaagacaatatgcatttaatgtggtaggtCTTATTGCGGATGGCAGATTGCTTTTAATGCGAATTACCAAATCATGTCCGATCCCATCTTGGAAGTTGCTCACATTTTCTTCTCCCGTCTTGGCTGAGTCTATTCTTCAATAGTTTGTTTGCCTACGAGAGAGCAGATATTCACCTGCTTTTAACAAGTGAGAATGGTTCCTTCTACAAAATTTATAGTAAGGACGCATCCAGATCCTATCTCATGTTTTGGAGTGGATACCCCGGTATCCCTATCAAGTCTAAATAGATAGGCATCCTTCAAAGAATTTTCTGATCAAAGATTGAAGAGAATTTAACATTCCACGGATGAATTTGTTATCTTGGCGGTCAAAACGGTTGTGGGTAAGGGCCATACTGAAAGAAGTGAATATTATAGGGACAACACACAAATCTCTTCAACATTTGTGGCATCTTTGTTGGACATTCAAGTGCCCAAGGTTGAAGTCAGAGACTTGGCTAACCTCCTCTTTGGTCCCAAGCTCTTGGTTGGTCTAGGCAAAGTGTTGGGTTATGCCATACTTGGAGTTGGTCTTCCACGGCCCAGAGGCCTTGCTGCAGTCACAGACTTGAAGGAAGCTTTAACCTTTTATCCTTTCCTTCCTAACATGAAGGGTCCGGCTCTAATGAGACATAGAGCTTTTTCTGCTATGGCATACTCTTTTCTAAAATGCAAATTTCTCACTGATCAGTTAGACGACCCGGACAAGGAAGAAGAACTAAGGGATTTTGCTATCCTGAATGGCCTTCTCTCGAAGGAAGAGGATAATGTTCCCAACAGTAATGCAAATAATTGAGCCCTTTTGCAGGATGCTCAAGGTAGTGTTTGAGGGCAGGGATCTCAAGGGTGGCGGTTGTGGTCGCGGACATGGGAGAGGTCGGTCTAGAGTGAAAGGTAGTGGTCGCAGAGGTCGTGGCAGCAATGCTGCAGAACAAACTAGCTCTCTCCTTGGCTCTTCATCCCAAGGACTTCCTCCAGCTTGAAAGAGAGATGAATTTGCAGACTTTTTTGATAAATCTTTCTGAATTTCTTTAAACTAGGTGAAATGTTAATATCATAAGTTTCTTTTTGATGCCCTTGATGAACTCTTAGAGCCTTTGTTGCTTGACATTAAACATACTCTGGAAATCTTTCTTGGCTAAGATAGATTTAACTGCTTATTCAGACTGATAATTTttgtatttctatatatatatctttaatataaAATTTCTGACCTTGGCCTTTTGCTGATCAAAAAAAGAAGTATATGCCTTGTACAATTAAGCCTCCATTGCCTAAAACATTTAGAGACTCTCATCAATCTGTAAAACAGTATAACGAGGACAGTTTGTAAAAGACCAGTCCTAAGTATACTAATCTATAGCTTATCGTTTACGATGGATGCAGTCAACCAATGAAAAACAAGTTTGTTTCTATTGCACTATGTGAAATTTCCTTACGATTGAAGATAAACAATTTTTTtaactcttgaaataggaaatgaaATGGCTGCAAAGAAAACTGGACCCAACATAGTAATGCCCCCCATCCTTGCAGATGTCATTCTTGCTGCGAGACTTGGTTGTTTTAACCTGATTCGTAATTATTTTTTATATGCTTCTCCCATTGAAGATCTTTGGCACCTCATGCAAACATACTTCAACTTGAGGAAGTATTTTTCAGCTTTTGTTGGATGTCGtttcaattaaatgtttaatttgcCTCCATGAAAAATTTGGGGAACAAGCTTGTTAGTTTATGGTTGTTTGATGTATTTCCTAATTAAATAAGAAGTACCTCTCTTtgaagaacatctgacaaacaaagATATACAGGGAACTTTTCCAAGTTTCATAGGTCAAAAAGGAGTTCTGTTCGAGGCACAGCCAATAAGTTTTAAAAAGAAATTTCATTTATACAAAAAGTGCTAAAGTTGTTTTAAGTAACAACATTGTATGGGTGCTAAAAAAGATCAAAAGGATACTTGAATCAATCATCTCTCATTCTATACCATAATTCATGTTCTACAATTAATCCTTTGATATACTGATATGTAATAATATGTATGTTATAATGAATTAGTACTCCTTctcaattaaatatttcattttttactTCATACAATGATTTATTAATAATAAAGGATGAATTGTGAAATATACATCATTTTACATTGAATCAACTTTTCTTTTTCGAAATTAAAAGATAGAAAATTTGCAGCAGGAGATGCAACAATCACCAACATTGTAGCAATCAGATAAGAAATCTAGAAAAGAGTTCTATATTCTTGAGGAATAAATTCCCATTACTTTGACTACATATGACTACCATTATTGCTGACCTCGATAAAATTAAgagattcagaaaaaaaaaattattgaaaacttGAGTTTGTAACTGATCTGATGATCACACTTGACATGTTATCACCAGTCAATGAGAATCaaaattatgaacaattttgattcaTAGATTGCCTCACAATGTCATACTTCAAATTAAGTTCACAAGCCAGAAATTCCATACTTCCATTGCCTCATAATGAAAATTGCATGAGTATTGAATTGTATGCTCTACTGTAACAGTTAAACCAGCCATAAATGAAAGCTTAAAGAACATTGAAGCATGCAAAATTTCATGACGTCTTAATCTATAAAACTTAAAATTGGAACTGCATTTCCTTAGTGTACCCAAGCGCATCCAGATGACTTGCCATTGCTTTATTCATTGGTGGTGGACCACATCTCAAAATCTGCAGCAGAAAAGTATTTTCAAACCCTTTCTATACACTACCTATAACATAAATGCACACAGTTGAAATAATGAGCATATCATTGCAATATTAAATTACCTGGATGTCAGAGGCAGGTGCAGGACAATGAGCTTGGATCATCTCCTTGGATACAAAGCCAACTCCACCTGTCCATCCTTCAGGTGGCTGCAATAATTTACGTACAACAGCCAAGATATACAAAATAATTGTTAGCTGAAAAACACATACAACTGATTAATAAGCGTATGAAACTAGTTTATTACCTGGTTAAGAACAtgataaactttgaatcggtcAGGGTAATTCTTCTCAAGGCTATCAAGCTCATCCTGCAATGGTAAAACCCATAATTCTAAGGAGCTCTTCATTTTAGGACTAAACAAAAAAGCCTATGTGCTTCTATCATATTGAATAGAAACCAGAGATATGCATCAATCAGGTTCAACTAACCCATTAAACAAATTGGACAACAATCATATTGATGATCTTTTTTAAATCACATTCTGTGAAGGACCAAGAATAGAACAAGAAAGTTTGGTTTGCTTCTACAACAGCACTAATAAATGAAAAGGCAGGAAGAACAATGAGGCATATCTTACCTTAAGAAGAATGTCCTCATAAGTAACATTCCCATAAATGAGGTATATTTTGGTATGGTCATTTGTGTTTTCCAGTATGGCTCTCGTTACCTATAATTGCATGACTCTGTTAGTAGTAATACAAAAAGTTTATAACTGATTATTGAAAAGATCAACGAAACAGAATATGTTATCTATAAATATCCTTTTAATCTTCATAAGCAACTGTTTTACAGTGATCAAGGTACATTATTTACTATTACCATCATTCAATTAAGGTTCTAGTTTTATTGATGGCCAGTTCTAGATTCTGAATTTAGTTTCCTCGAAAATGAAGTTGACGCATTTTTTTGCTTTGGAGCAATCAAATTATAAATACCTGAAACATTGGAGTAATACCAGAGCCTCCTGCAAGCATTCCAAATGCCCTTACTTGATTTGGCTGGTACTTGAAGCGTCCCTGAAAAAACACATAAATGATTTAGGAGATGTAATTTAGAATACATATTTTCAAATAGAACAAAAAAATTACTTCAGAATATTTTTGGAAATGCTTACTGCAAGGTTGACTTCCTCTCGTCAAAAAGGGTTAATATTTCTTGTCAAAGCAACAAAAAGATCTAAAAAGGAAAGATGAACATAAAATTGCAGAAGTATCAAAACCATATTGGTATTGAAGAATTCACCAAGCACAGAGAGCACGGTTAAAATGGGAGAATTACAGGGACAAATGTGCACCTTAGGGCCTTTTACAGCCATGTATTCACCCTCCTGTAACTCACGGAAATGATGAGACATTCTCCCCACTGGATACATCTACATTGTCATTACTCTGCATTAATATAAGCATTCTTCCAGAACATGCTTTCCTCGTGCAAAACCCTATTTCATCATGTAATCCCTCACCTTAATCACCAGCTCGAAGTAGCCAACATCAGAGTCCAGGGTAGTAGGAGTATAGGGTTTGATAACTTCCTGACCTTCGGCATCCTTTCCTCTGATACCCATATGGTGGATAATAAAAAAAATGTAGTAGTCAGCAATGATAATTGCATAATTTCAAAGTAACATCATGTTGCCAACAAAACAAGAATAAGGGGACGCAAAACAAGGTATATTACTGGCAGCTGATGTGCTGTCCGATTGGAAGTCCCAACACAGATGTTGGAGTTGGAAGTGCAAATCGAAAACTGGCAACATTGTGGCTCAATTGTGTGCGCTTGACCAATTTAAATGACTTCCAATTCTCTGGATCCAAGCATGCtgttcaaaatatatatatatgataaataaCAGTTCTAACTTCTCACATAAAAAATCCCAGTTTGCTAGTGATTGATACAAGTAAAGGGAAAATTCATAGAATGGTCGAACTCATAAATAATCAATGACAAATAATTTCACAAAGAATGTATATGAAAAAGTAAAACAGGGGCATACTTCTGGACTCATTTTAACTTCTGAGGGCCTGGATTTTGGTGGAACCAAAAGGTGAACAAAATATGGTTATAGAGAAATTCAAAGCATTAACCAAGCTGCAAATCACTAAGTTTGTACTCAGCAAGTCCTTAAAGGGTCCAATTTGACTAATACGGGTTTATTCAAATATTAGTGCATAAGTCCTTAATACCTATCTGTTGCAGATAATAAAGAGATTCACCAACCTGTAAAATAGCATTCATGATTGTGAGCCAGTGAGATTAAGGACTCAAATCCTCGCCCATACTTATTAGAAATCCTGAGTCTAAAGCTTACTGCAGAGAAATTTTCCCATCAGGTGATATCCACAAGTTGATGGTGGCAGACAGACTTGATGACCCATGGATTGTATCTAAGCCTAAGGAATCAACCCAACCCTGTGAATGATAAAATCCTAGAGGTCTTAATTCTGTGCACCCAAAGAGGTTTTACTGTCCTATTATATATCTTTTGTGGTTTTGAAACAGTAAGGATTAGGACTCAAATGGTAACCCACAATAATGAGGAGTCCTGAGTCCAAAGCTTGGCTATGGACAAATTCTCCATTTGAACCAGTAAAACTCACGGCTCAAATGCTAACCGGACTTACTCATTGAGAAATTCTTGATTAGGTGGTATGCACCAGCGATTGGAGGCAAATGGACTTGATGACCCACGGATTAAATATAGGCAAATGATTTAAGCCCAATACTATTGTGCACTCAGCAAGAGGGAAATGGATAACCCAGAACCTTTTGATTTAAGCTAATTCAGAAAAAAGATATTTTTATTATAAACGCTGATCATCAAGTAATTATAAAAGAATGGACTCGGACAACATGAGCTCAACTAATCAGGTTGGTCACACACACAGATAATTCCCAGTATTTACAGAGCCAAAAAACGTGCAGGTAAACAACCCTTCAGTCCTCTGAGCCTCTCTGAAACTATATTTTATTCATTACAATGTCGTTATAGGCAGGGTACAAACAATCCTTCAGTCCTCTCTGAAAATAGATTTCTTCATGGACAATGTGAGAGAACTAACAATATTATAAtcttcaataataaaaaaatgagacGCACAAAACTATATTAGATTTCATCAATGGTAGGTCACTTTTCAATTACTTGAACCTTGCCTTCAACCAAAGTCACTCAAACTGAAAGCATCTCCCATGAACAACCATGACTTA is part of the Cryptomeria japonica chromosome 10, Sugi_1.0, whole genome shotgun sequence genome and harbors:
- the LOC131029969 gene encoding NADH--cytochrome b5 reductase 1, with protein sequence MVAMEEMLHLGKAPLVGVVLAVVAVAVATVYFLSTKKPKACLDPENWKSFKLVKRTQLSHNVASFRFALPTPTSVLGLPIGQHISCQGKDAEGQEVIKPYTPTTLDSDVGYFELVIKMYPVGRMSHHFRELQEGEYMAVKGPKGRFKYQPNQVRAFGMLAGGSGITPMFQVTRAILENTNDHTKIYLIYGNVTYEDILLKDELDSLEKNYPDRFKVYHVLNQPPEGWTGGVGFVSKEMIQAHCPAPASDIQILRCGPPPMNKAMASHLDALGYTKEMQFQF